The following nucleotide sequence is from Cloacibacillus sp..
TAGGAACAAGCGGAGATTTAAAAACAACATATGGCAGTGGTGGAAAATACCAATGGAGTTTCGGAACAATAAGAAGCAGAGTAACGCCCCGCATCGCGGACTTGAGCGGCAATATCCTTGCCGAAGGCGCCCCGGTATGGGGACCTTATACTACCATAATAGATAGAAGAGATGACGGCACACCTTTACTGCATGATAATTGGAGCGAGGCTATTCGACATGCAATTATGAATGGTTGGGAACAAACGAAGGGGTTTATAACAGGTATTAGCGATGTAAGTTACACCATTGATACAGATACCGGCCATAATATCATTCGGTTCAACGCAAACGGCAATAATAATAGCACAGTATTTGCAGAAGCTGATCTCAAGTATATGAAACGTGAAAGAAATCTTCAGCGTGAGAAATGCGGAGCGGCATATACAAACATTACCAACTATTCATTAATAGTAGATGCACAGATAAAAGAGACGTCCGGCTATGGGATACTGATAAATGGGAGAATATTAAACCCTCCTGATGATGGCAAAAATATACAGGACAACGGGTATGTTTTCCAGTATGACCGAGCCAGGACAACTTTCCCTGTCAGGATATTTGGAAATGGGCGACAGGGCGGCGGATCAGGAATAAACGACTATTATTTCGGAGCACAGCCTGAATTTAATAATTTTTTATCAGGCTACGACAGCCTGAACTCAGCTTCGGAATATGTTCCAAGGTCGCTGCAAAATAATGCATTCCGTATGCATGAAACCAGGAGTGATTTTTTCAATAAACGTCAAAGGGTACTATATACTATACTGGAGTATTATTACCCTTACATAGAAAATCCGGACAAAATTGGAGAGTATATCAACGACCCAGATGCCAAGAAAAAACCACATTATATAGTGCGTATGAGGACTTTAAAGACCGGTGAAGAGGTAGACGAAATATTAAAAAAGATGAGTCCTGAAAAACAAGCCCAAGATCCTTGGCATATCGGCAAAGAATTCTATAACTCGGAGCCTATATGGTATGGTGATTTTGTAGGAGCATCGCCCGCAATATCAGGAGACAAATATATTTTTGAAGTAAAAAATTTCAGTGAAAAACATAACAACACAAAAATAGAATTCACGAGGCCTGTTTCTGGTGAGATCGATCTGCGACGTAATCGGAATGTATTCAGATTAGACGATGCTAAAAGTGGAAAAGAAGCTTCGTCCGTTGTGAGGGGATATGACCTTAATATAAGGGAGCATTTATACAAAAAATGGCCGCGCACAGGCACATGGGATACTAATAATTACAATAAAGAAACATTGGATAAAATTTATACTTCAGATGGCAAACGTTATATCGGAATCAGGATTTGGAATTCTAAAAATGAGGAAGCCGGTGTTACCATCTATGAGATAAACATGGCACCTGGTTTCTGTGATTCCGAACTAAAAGCGCTTCTGCCAAAAGGAGCGCGCATCTATGAGACCAAAGAGGCGTATAGCAACGGCGATTGGGATAAGCTCAGCGAGGAAGACAAAAATGATAAATTTAGCTGGAAAAATGGCACAGATGAGAATCTGAATGGTAAGGTATTAGAAAAATCTTCTTTTAGACTAACAGGAACATTAGCATCTGACGGCGAAGGGAATGACAAAGACACAAAAGAAGAAGACAGAAACATCGGCATCATGGACATTCGCCACACTTGGCCGCTGGACAAGTGTAAGTGTCCGCTCTGTAAACTGTTCAAATAGATACCGCCTGCTAGACGAAAACAAAAACAGAGTCCCTCACTCCAACCGGAGAGGGGGCTCTATTTTTTGCTCCTAAGACGCCGCGCAGGACAATGACCGTCGTCCAAATATTAAGGGATGAGAGTTGCCATCGGAGACAAAGGCCATTATCTTATCGGACGGCCCAGCCGCCTCCTGTGTTATTTATGTACGCTGCACTCAACATTGCCGTCGGCGTCACTGTCGCTGTAAACGCCGCCGGAGGGGCATGTCGCGTCGTTATTCGATATCTGGTCGTGATACTTGGCGTTTATAAATTCCTGCAATGTCTCGTTCGACGAATGGGCGAACTTATATATAGACCAGCCCGTCTTTATCGCTTCGCGGTTCCCCAGGCAGGCCGCCTCCTTCGCCTTTTTATCCGAACCGCCCACACTCAGCAATAATCCGCCCGCAAGCACCCCGATTATAATTATCACTATCAGCAGTTCGACAAGCGTGAATCCGGTGCTCTTTTTAATTTTCATCGTCAGTACCCTCTTTATTCAGTAGTCATCTATATCCGCCACGATTATAGAATATTTGGCGCTAGGGAGCAAACCAACCATAGGATAATCGAATAAAACGCTTCAGTAAATAAGACTTGGCAATTCCTTGGACCCCACATATGAATGCCGCGAAGGATTAATTTATCTTTCGTTGCTTTACTCGGTATTTAGCGGCTTAATAGTTTTGTGCCGGAGAGGAGTCGCGTCAGTTTCTATAATCGCGCTGATCAACGCATTTATCGTAGTCGTTTTTTGAAAGGCGGATCCAGTCCGTACCGTCAATGCCTCTTTTAAAATCAGGGTGGTCCGGCAGTACAGAGGCTATCTTGATCCATCCATGCGGGCTGCCCTGACAAGGTCAAGCGCGATACGGATGTCGACTCCCTTTTCACTAGGGACACCGGAATTATAATGGAGCGGCGTCGTAAAGACATCGACGCGCGTGTCCTGCGCCTTATGGGAGGCAAGCTTTTTTGTCCAGAAGTTGTGCCAGAACGGCGATTTTTTTGAATCATGAATTCCCGTGTAAAGATGGATTTCTGTCAGCTTCCAGCCACTGTGCCGCGTGATTACAAGGCGCGAAAGTTCTACAGGGTCAAAGTTCGGGAAGCTATAACCCCATGCGGATTTTGACGAAAGGAAAAGATTTTGTAGATCAAAAAATGTTACGGCTCTTTTTATAGGCGGTTCGACATATGGCATCTAAGTTCCTCCCGTCTAAAAAATAACCCTCTTGGAGATACTGCGACGGGTACACCCGACACCTCCAAGAGGGAGAACATACCTACATTATATTCACACCCAGAGATGTTGTCAATAATGTTCTGGTTTTCATAATTTTAGCATAATAAAGCTTTATTTTTATCTCTTTTTTATATGATGTTGATTTCTTTCGCGATATGCGCTATGTTTTTTGTAATTTACTGCACAGTGATGATACAATGAACCCGCAGCAGAGAGATAATATAGGAGGCATTATGATGATAGACGAGAAGAAGCGAGAGTCTTTCGGGAGCCGTATCGGGTTTGTCCTCGCGGCGGCCGGGTCTGCGGTGGGGCTCGGCAATCTGTGGAAGTTCCCCTATATTGCGGGGAAGAACGGCGGTGCGGCCTTTCTCTTTATTTATATCGTGATAATAGTCTGCATCGGCGTCACCGCGATGATGGCGGAGGTGCTCATCGGGCGCATGGGTAGGCTCAACGCGGCCGATACCTTTGAAAAGCTCGGCGGTAAAAAATGGAAACCCGTCGGACTGGCGGGGATATTATGCACCTTCATCATTCTTTCATATTATTCGGTGATCGGCGGCTGGATCGTAAAGTATTTTTTCATGTCATTCACCGACCTAATAGAATATGCCGGCGCGGGAAAGACGGGAGAGATCTTCGGAGCCTTTGTCTCAAATCCATCCCAGGTCATTTTCTATCAGGGGGTATTCATGCTCGTCACGGCGCTTGTCGTATTATTCGGGATAAAGGGCGGTATCGAACGAAGCTGTAAGATCATGATGCCGATGCTTTTTTTGGCGATGATTGTTCTCATCATCCGCGCGGTGACGCTGCCGGGGGCGATGTCAGGAATAGAGTTCTATCTGAAACCCGATTTTTCCAAGGTAACCTCCGAAACTTGGCTCGCGGCTCTGGGACAGGGCTTTTTCTCGCTCTCGCTCGGAGCGGGCGCGATCATGATCTACGGCAGTTATCTGCCTAAGACGGAGAATATCGTCTCTTCGGTGAAACAGATCTGTTTCATTGACACGGCGGTCGCCTTTCTCGCGGGATTGATGATCTTCCCCGCCGTCTTCGCCTTCGGCGCGGAGCCGGCGGCCGGCCCGGGACTAACCTTCATCACCGTGCCCACTCTCTTCGCTAAGATGAGCGGCGGCGTAGTTTTCGCGGTAATATTTTTCCTGCTCTTCTTCGTCGCGGCGCTGACATCTTCGATATCGCTGCTTGAGTGCTCGACGGGATATTTCGTCGATCACGGCATGGACAGGAAGCTGGCGACGCTGATAACGGCGGCGCTGATATTTCTCACCGGCATTCCCTCCGCCTACTCGCTCTCCGGCGGACTCAAGATCGGCAGCCGCGACTTCATCGACGCCGCCGGTTATCTGACGGACAGCATCATGATGCCCCTCTGCTCGATGTTCTGCTGTATCTTCGTCGGCTGGGTCCTTAACAGGGAGCTCGTGAAACGCGAAGCGACAAGCGATGGCAAGATCGGCTTCGGCTCTTTCAATATCTGGATGATGATGGTTAAGTTCGCCGCCCCCGCCGCGATTTTAGTGATCTTCTTTACGGGGCTTAAGTGGTAGGGTAAAGCACGGATAGTATTCGGTAATGATAAAGCGCGGCGTTTCTATTGAAGCGCCGCACTTTATTTTTTATAAGGTATTCGGAAGTAATCCAGCACCTCTTTGAAGCTGTCCTGCGCGGTCAGACAGGTGTCTATCAGATATCCCCGTTCATTGTCCCATTCGCGTATCCCACGATAATAGAATATTTTAAGCTCTTCGTTTATGATAAACGGCACGATATTATTTCTGAGACATTCTTTGAAAAGAATGAGCCGCCCGACGCGCCCGTTGCCGTCCTGAAACGGATGGACGGCCTCAAAGCGCACATGAAAGTCAATGAGCTCCGCCAACGTTTTTTTCTCGGTGCTGTTGTAAGAGGCCAGCAGTTCGCGCATCCGCCCTGGAACCTCTTCGGGAGCGGCGGTCCCGCGTCCGCCGACCTCGTTCGGCATCCGCTTGTACTTTCCGACGGCGAACCAGCCCTTACGGCTGCCGCTGGTTCCGCTTTTCAGCGCGGCATGAAGTTCGAGGATGAAAGACTCGCTCAGCGGGCGCGCCGCATTGTCGATTATCATATCGATGCAGCGAAAATGGTTGGCCGTCTCCACCACGTCATCCAAGTTCACGGCCTGATCCGAAACGCCAATAGTATTGGTTTCAAAAATATATCGCGTCTGGTCATGAGTGAGCCGGCTGCCCTCGATGTGGTTGGAGTTATAGGTCAGGTCGACCTGCACCTTATGATAAATACCACCGGAAAGCCCGCTCTCTTTTTCACGCCGCAAATATTCCAGCAGCGTGGCCGGTGCCTTCCGCGCCTTGGGAATTCTGGAGGGCTTCTCCGCCGTCTCGGGAATGTTCCATGTCTTTCCGGTCAAAAAAGCCTCGGGGACACGTCCCTGCGCACAGTAGCCGCGCACGGCACGTTCGGAGATTTTCCATTTTTTGGCTGTATCGGCAGAAGAGAGGAATTTCATAACCGCCACCCCATTTCCTTCTCCTGTATTATATGCCGTTATCGGAAATTTATCATCTAAATTAGTACCAAAAGCTCATATATTTATTGCCGGTAACGGTACGGCGTCGTAACCACAAAAAAGCACGGC
It contains:
- a CDS encoding prepilin-type N-terminal cleavage/methylation domain-containing protein, with amino-acid sequence MKIKKSTGFTLVELLIVIIIIGVLAGGLLLSVGGSDKKAKEAACLGNREAIKTGWSIYKFAHSSNETLQEFINAKYHDQISNNDATCPSGGVYSDSDADGNVECSVHK
- a CDS encoding Fic family protein, producing the protein MKFLSSADTAKKWKISERAVRGYCAQGRVPEAFLTGKTWNIPETAEKPSRIPKARKAPATLLEYLRREKESGLSGGIYHKVQVDLTYNSNHIEGSRLTHDQTRYIFETNTIGVSDQAVNLDDVVETANHFRCIDMIIDNAARPLSESFILELHAALKSGTSGSRKGWFAVGKYKRMPNEVGGRGTAAPEEVPGRMRELLASYNSTEKKTLAELIDFHVRFEAVHPFQDGNGRVGRLILFKECLRNNIVPFIINEELKIFYYRGIREWDNERGYLIDTCLTAQDSFKEVLDYFRIPYKK
- a CDS encoding sodium-dependent transporter; protein product: MIDEKKRESFGSRIGFVLAAAGSAVGLGNLWKFPYIAGKNGGAAFLFIYIVIIVCIGVTAMMAEVLIGRMGRLNAADTFEKLGGKKWKPVGLAGILCTFIILSYYSVIGGWIVKYFFMSFTDLIEYAGAGKTGEIFGAFVSNPSQVIFYQGVFMLVTALVVLFGIKGGIERSCKIMMPMLFLAMIVLIIRAVTLPGAMSGIEFYLKPDFSKVTSETWLAALGQGFFSLSLGAGAIMIYGSYLPKTENIVSSVKQICFIDTAVAFLAGLMIFPAVFAFGAEPAAGPGLTFITVPTLFAKMSGGVVFAVIFFLLFFVAALTSSISLLECSTGYFVDHGMDRKLATLITAALIFLTGIPSAYSLSGGLKIGSRDFIDAAGYLTDSIMMPLCSMFCCIFVGWVLNRELVKREATSDGKIGFGSFNIWMMMVKFAAPAAILVIFFTGLKW